The following DNA comes from Ignavibacteria bacterium.
AATCAGTGAACTCAAAAGAGAAACATGTTCAGCTCGAATTAACCCCCGCATACTTATCAATCCTAACAACACTGTTCAATAACATCTGCATTCTTAAATATCTTACCATTTTATTCTTCAGCAGTTCATTATTTGTCAGGTCACGTGATTTATCTTCTTGCCTGAATTCAATGCTATGTCTTGCCAACTGACTCAGCACATTTGCATTCGGCGTTGCGAAGTTGAACGCAACCAGAAGTGTTAATATGATAAATGCTTTTTTCATATGGGTAAATCTATGTTATATTTTTGAATAATTCAATATAAAATAAAAACGTTCCCAAACCGGAGTTTGGGAACGAGTAGGTAAATCTTAGTGTCCTTAGTGACTTAGTGGTGAAAAATTACTTCTTCTCCATTATTCCCTTCAAATTTTTCAATCCGGTATCAAGATCATTACCCACTGCTTCATCCATATTCATCAATACGGTCATCAGGTTCATTGGATAGGGCATAGTACCATAAAATACCCATTTAACCTTTGTCTGGTCTGTTCCTTGCGGAGCGAATGTCATATAAGCAGAGCCGGTTGATTCAAACGGTTTCTTGAACCTGATCTCATAATCAATGCGCTCGCCTTCCTTAACAGCTATTATTTCCTGTTCACCCGCACCCACGTCACTTGAGTCACTTTCCCAAGCGGATATAAATCCCGGCGTACCGTCAGTCCCTGTGAATGTTTTCTTCATATGCGGGTCCAGTGATGCCCATTTGCTGA
Coding sequences within:
- a CDS encoding SRPBCC family protein, with amino-acid sequence MKILKWLVITVVIIIAIPLIAALFIKKDYEVGREIVINKPKQEVYEYTKYLKNQNEFSKWASLDPHMKKTFTGTDGTPGFISAWESDSSDVGAGEQEIIAVKEGERIDYEIRFKKPFESTGSAYMTFAPQGTDQTKVKWVFYGTMPYPMNLMTVLMNMDEAVGNDLDTGLKNLKGIMEKK